TGACATTTTCTTAAAATATTCTGTTTCCGCAAAATCTTTATCATAATCAGTGATATGGTAATAAAACTCAGGAGATACTGTCAGATGGCAAAAATAATCTATGCATTTTCTCAGTGTTGAACCTCCATAAGATTCATTTGCGGCTATTTTTGACATTGCAAAATCAGCTTGGCTTAGAACCACACCTTTAGAATTAATTCTTATAAAAATTTCGGTTACAGTTTCAATATCAAGATCTGATGACAATTCTATAAGGCCGATTTGTTTATGCATTATTTTTCTAAGACTTTCTATCCTTTCATATATCAACTCGGGATCAAAATCCGGATTATTCCTGCAGTATTGATTTATAAACTTAATTATATTTATATCTTGTGAAAAGATTTGAGATATATCGGGTATCCACTTATTGTCCTTCTCTATTGCCGTATTAAAGACTTCAAATCTTTGCTCAATCGGATGGAAAGAGATTTTTATTCTTACTTTTTTATATTTATTATTTATAACATATTCTCCCAGGATAGCCGCTGTAAGTGCTGTTACCCTTTGCTGACCATCTATTAAAATTTTCTTTCCTTCGGATATTGTACCATCTTTAAGCCTGATATTCGGATTTTTCCATATAATTATATAGCCTATAGGGTAGCCCTGATACAATGAATCCATTAAATCCCTCACTTTTGAAGCATCCCATACAAAAGGCCGTTGTATCTCAGGAATTGCAATTTCCCCTGACTTAACCCAGGCTAAAACAGTTTCTATTAAGTATTGATTTACTGAATATTTTTGTGTCTGCACTATAACCACCTCTCATATTAAACATATCCATTTGACATTGTTCTTGGACATATCTGCTGACGATAGACTGCATTGCCATAACACCCTTAAACATAGCTGTTGATGCCATTATATAACAATCCGGTCTAAAATCAAACATTCATTTGTCCCATAGTGTAAAGTTTTTGTAGGCATAAAAAAGCAAGTTACCTACTCAATGTGGTATTATCAAGTCAACAATCAAACATAACCAACAGAAACCTGCTATTATGATTGTACGTGAAATTTACGAAAAAATCATCCCCGAAATTGAGAAAAAAGTGGCGGAGGGATTGTCAAACGGGTCAGGATTTTCAGAACTGGCAGCCATAGTACATGAATGGGTAAACAAACTGGGGGTCCGAATCCTTGAACAGATAGCAGAAGATGCAGATAAAGCGTTCAAGGACTCAGCAGAAAGGAAACGACATTGGCAAATTGTCCGGAAAGATACACGCGGGATACTGACAGCCATGGGGCAAGTGAATATCACAAGGAATTATTACCGTCATAAAAAGACCGGAGAATATTCACACCTGGTGGATGAAGTATTGAAGCTTCCAGCCTATGACCGAACAGATGAGGGACTGAAAGCTGATCTGATATTAAAGGCATCGGGTATGTCCTACAGCAAAGCCGGAAGATCGAACAGTTATGCCGAGGTGAGCCGACAGACAGTTATGAGGTGCATAAGAGAGGCAGGAACGCTGGTACATGTTCCTGAATGCAGCAAGAAAAAGTCGGTACCGGTCTTATATGTTGAAGCAGATGAAGACCATGTGGCCCATCAGGACGGTCAGAACAGACAAGCAAAGTTAGTGTACGTACATGAAGGAGCCAAGCGAAATGGAAAGCGGTGTGAGCTTCAGAATGTTCACTATTTTGCGAGCACAAGCACAGATACTGAATCCTTGTGGACAGAAGTTTTGGAATACATAGACCAGACTTATGAGTTGGATCAGATAGAGAGGATTTATATAGCCGGTGATGGAGCTGGATGGATCAAAGAAAACACATGATAATGAACCAAGAATACCCAGGAAAACAGTAAATAGCATTCGCAGACGAGTTATGAAGAGCTTTGAAAACATAGGCAATATACCTGTTCTGCAGATGGCAGGCAGGACGAGCAGAGCTTATTTGGTAATTAGAGGTATTCAACGCGGGAACTTGATGTATTGAGTAGGAGTTTGATATTTATTCCTACAAATTCTTGACGCTATCGTAGCAACGGTTCATATTGATTGTTGCAACTTTTAGTTATATAATTACACTTTCCAAATTTTTTATAATAATCTCTAAGCGATTTAGGAAATTTAATCCCTGATTCAGCTTCCTTTTCTGCAATTTCCTCCTCTGAATTTCCAAAGCTTTCAATACAATAAGCAGATAAAAGCTTTTCCAATACTTCAAAAGTTGCTTTCAAACAACGGCACCTCCGACATAATAAATTACCTGTGCATGCCTGTAGCAAGGGTAAAATAAAAAAGCTAAAAAACACCAGATATTCGGTAAAATACTGCTGTCAGTACTTGCCAGCTTCGCTGGACGTACACTTTTATACTGTTTGAATTAATATTCGCAGACAGTTCAGGGACTTTGTCACTGTATACATAAACTATACGTAAAATAGTTACACTACACTGGAATATTACTAATAATTAGAAGCACAACACATATGATTAGACATGTTATAACCAAAGCCTTTTTTCTATTCTCCCGAATCCATACGTATTTCTTTCCAAGAAAATAAAAAGAAACACTAAGAATAGCTTCCACCAACAAAATAGTTATGATTCCAATGATACCACCTAAGAAATTTTTAATATTCCAATTCCCTCTTGACATACATAGAATACATCCTGCAATAACCGCAACAACCACTACATTTAAAATAATCTTTAGAAAAGAGTCATAAATTTCACCGTCAACAGATGTCCAGCTAAAATAACTTGTTACAATTTTCTTCTCTATGTGAAAAATATCCTTTGCAATATCAATAAAAGTGTTTCCTTTCTTCTCTTCTTCAACAATGATATTCCAATACAAATCAGCATCAAAGGAAGCTATTTCAACCTTATCTTCTAACATCTTGCAAGTCAGGTTCTTTGCACCATTCAACTCGTTGATTTGTTTTTGAAGGTTAACAATATTCTCTCCAAGTACCTCTGCCATTGTTTTTGCTCCATCAAAAATATCCAATATATCATTAACGGATAGACCTATCTTGCGAAGAATAACAATCTTCTTTAATCGTATAATATCCATTTGTGAATAATCACGATATCCATTCTCTCCTCTTTTTGGCTCAATAAGTCCCTCCCTTAATATACTCTCGTTTTCTTCACTTATCTTCGTTTTTCGCAGAATTTCACTTCGATTTGCTTAAGCTTTCCCCCTAGATGTTGCATAAATCTGGTAGCTCTGTGGTTTCAGGCAGAGAAAATAAACCGCATGTGTTTTTCTATCTCGGCCGTCGGGATTCCACATCAACTCCAGGTAGCAAACCTCCCATGTCTTCCGGCATCAATTGTGCCTAATTCCTTCGTCCTGCTTATCCTAAAGGTGGAACGTCAATCATGCTCCTAAACTGGGTCTTTGCCCTAAAGGTAAAATTCAACTTGACTGCCCCGGCTCCAAAACTATTTGCTTTTAATTAGATATATTATTAGGTATTTGATTCCCCTTTTCCACTCATAAACCTCGATTTAATGCATGTTTTATTTACTAAATATATCGTTCAAGATTCCCAGCATAATTGAATTAAGATTTAATAGTCCACGTATACTTGAATCAACGTTTTCGACATAAGGCACTAACTTTTTCAGTATTAATAATAACTTTTCCTTGTTTTCAGGGTTTATAATATCGTAAACAAAAGCTAGAAAGCAAAAAACACCTTCCATAATATACAAATCTCCTATTAGTGGGAGTTTTGTTGTAAATGAAGTTCCTATAAGAGAGATTTTAAATTTTTGATTTTTTGGAACTTCCGATAGAGATATCATTTGAATAGTGCTTTCACTCATGTAATAAAGCCTTCTATATATTTGATCTGCAACAAATGCATTTGAACTTGAAAATACCCAAGCTATTTTAATAATAAATGCTACTGCTGCATGTATATACTGTTGCTCATACTCTATATTTGAATCAACATGCAATTTTTCATTTTCAGTTACCCAAAAAACAACGTCGTATTCTTTGTTCTTTTTTCTTTTTTTTAATAAAATATACAAACCGAATATTACTAGAACTACCCCGGTAACAAGATACCAATTCATATAAATCTTCCTCACTTATTTCTTCTTCCTCTTAGACTATACAAATATTATATAATAATTGTAAACCTAAAACAATTTATGTTATTACTAACATCAAGCATATATATGTCACCGCCGGGATATAATTGACCCATAGCGCCGGACAAGAATTGACCCACACCAAACCAACGGTTTACCATAAAGTGTGACAAATACTTTTATGGGAGATGACCGTATGATAAGGAGTGGGCTAATTAACATGATACGCGAAAATGTGCGAAAAGGAAAGAGTGCATATGCCGTAGGCAAGGAATTGGCATATCAAAGAACACAGCAAAGAAGTATATGCATCAGCCAAAAACAGAACATGGGCTAAAGGGAAGGACAAGACCAACAAAACTTGATCCTTTCAAGCCTCAAATAAATGAAATGATGGAGAACGGGATATTCAACTGTGTTGTAATTTTAGAACGGCTGCAAGATATGGGATATACCGGAGGTATCACTATTATCAAAGACTATGTGAAGCCGTTCAGGCCTGCCAGAAGCGCTCCGGCAGTACGAAGATACGAAACATTGCCTGGCAAACAGGCGCAAATGGATTGGGGTATTACCCATTACATAGATGAGAAAGGGGAAATACATAAAACGCCCGTTTTCGTAATGATACTGGGCAATTCAAGGTGCAAGTATGTAGAATTTACAAAGCGATGTGATATCTACAGTCTCTTAAGGTGCATGACAAATGCATTCGAGTATTATGGCGGTGTTCCGGAGACAGTTCTTACTGACAGGATGAAGACCGTAATAACAGGCAGCGAAGCCGGAAAGCCGATATGGAACAGCAGGTTTGAGGACTTTGCATCAGAAATGGGGTTTGTACCGAAGGTATGCCGGGTGAGGAAGCCTCAGACGAAGGGAAAAGTAGAACGCCTTGTAAACTATGTAAAGGACAATTTCCTTCCGGGGAGGAAGTTCAAGGATCTGTATGATTTAAACTCCCAGGCACTTATGTGGTGCAGGAAGGTGGACAGCAAAGTTCATGGGACTACAGGAGAAATACCACTTGAAGCTTTAAGTAAAGAACCCCTGCTGCCGCTGCCGGATAAAGCAGTTCGTGATAAATACAGGTGGGAGACCAGGAAAGTGACAAGAGACGGTGTCGTAAGCTATGATGGTGCAAAATACGGTATACCGTGGCAGTACAGCGGCAGGGAAGTAAGGGTCAGGATATTCGGAGGATTCTTCGAAGTTTACTATGGCGAGGTAAGAATAGCACGCCACAGAACAGAGTATGCATCAGGGAGGATCGTATGGTTTAAGGGACAGTATCAGGGTCTTGCTGAAAAAGGTGGGATAGCGGTACCACTTCCCTTTGCCAGGAAGGAAGGAACAGAATCAGTAGAGATACGCCCATTAAGTGTGTATGACGCACTGGCGGGGGTGATATCCAATGGTTGAACTGGAACATGCCCGAAGCATCCTTTCCGAGCTTGGGCTCGCAACAGCCTCAGAACTCCTGGATGCAAAGATTGAAGATGCAATGCATAAAGAGTTATCAACGCTCGCTTTCGTCGCAAGAGATGAGAATGTGATATTTCCAGGTCCTCCGGGTGTTGGGAAGACTCATCTTGCAGTAGGTCTGGCGATGCAAGCCCTAAGGTCTGGTATGACGGTATACTATACCAGCCTGGCACATCTCATAGCAGACTTGAAAAAAGCAGCACAACAAGACAGGCTTAGCCGCAGGTGGCAAGTATATACCCGGCCAGATATACTGATCATTGATGAAGTAGGATATATGCAGTTGGAGCGTACATCAGCGGAATTGCTTTTCAGGGTCATATGCTCAAGGTACGAAAATGGCAGTATAATACTTACCAGCAACAAATACTTTGGCGACTGGGGCGAGCTTATGAATGATACAGTAATAGCTACAGCTATACTGGACAGATTACTGCACCATTCGCACATCATAAACATAAGGGGTGAGAGCTACAGACTAAAAGACAGACTAAAAGGCGGGGTCAGGGTCGTGCCTCCGGCCGATATATCGGTGAAGGGTAACTCGAAAAATGCGTGACCGGCTACTGAAGCCGGCGATTGATCACCGGCGTTTGGGTCAATTTTTAACCGGCGATTGGGTCAAAAATATTCCGGCGTTGACAAAAATAATATCTACGCACACACAATATTCTACATAAATTACCATAATCCTTCATAAAATAAAAAAATATTCATTATTGTCAATAGAAAATTGTTTGATTTCCCTTTGTCGGGGGACAGACTTACAATAAGGTATACGAAATTCAGAGAGACAGGATGACAATTTTTTTGCAGAGTAAATAAGCAAAAATCCCATATATGATAAAACCGCAACCGATCTGTTCACCGGAAGCTTTTACAAACCTGGCCATATATTCTCTTGGCGTAACGTTGTTTCCTGAAGATGCGGTTAAAGGTTCTGATACTGTTAAAACCTCAATCCATCGCTATGCCCGAAACACTTTTATCTTCTTTTTTCCATTTTTGAACTATGTAAATCGTTTATGAATTTCTCATCCGCAGGCAAAGCATCCTTGTAAACGTCCCACTTTTATGTAAAGCTGCCAAGTTCCTCCATGATTTTGACCATTTACCCAGAATTTCTTTAAGCTTTTGGTAGTAATAGATTTCGGGCTGCTCGGGTTCGGGGCAACCTTCAGGGTCGGGATCGGCCGGGAAGCCTAGAGGAGAAGCCTGACAGATGTTGTCCGGACCATTGTTGCCCGGAGTGCTGTCATCATTGATTTCGTCCTTATAGTTTTTGTATGGTTTTCTGTTTCCATGAAAAGAACCCCCTTATCCAGGCTAAACTTTGTTTCTTTATACAGAATTTTAGCAATACCAAATATAATTGTAAATTTTAACCAGTTATGTTCAGTTTGTTTTTTTGAAACAGGTTTCAATACCAAGACTATGAAAACTAAAATTATGTTGCTATTTTATGTAGAATTGTGTAATATTTATATATGATTGCAATAAGTTTAGTAAATTATTTAAACATTTATATTTTGAGCTATAAGGTTGATGATTGATGAATAAGATTAGTTACAGGACTGTTTGCTTTGCCTCTCTCCTGCATGGTATCGGGGAATTCTTCACACGAGATTTGACAATATCTGCAGACAAATCGTTCTATATCTATGAGCTGCTTAACGATGAGAATTGCAGAAAACTAAGCAAGTTTCTGGATGCTGACCTTCTGAAAGATATATTGTTCCATTATTCTGTGCCCGGATACAACATGCAAAACAGTGTATCAAAGAAGTGTATCAGGATAATCGACATAGCTGGCAGGTTATCAAATAAAGATGCCAATGAAGACATCAAATCAAATGCCGAGCATGAATATCTGAACTGCATTTTCTCCAGGCTTGACATAGGGAACGGGTTACCCAGGGCTTCAGCGTATAGGCATGTACCCCTGGAGCCGGATGCGATATTTCCTTTCGATCCGAATTCTGGCGATACACGTAAAAGCGATGATGAAACAATATTACAGCGTGAATTCTGTACATATTGGAATAAAGCACTGGCAGAAGCTAAAACAGTTGAAATGCTTTATCAGATGCTGCTCAGGATACTGGAGCGGTATACATGGTGTATTCCCCTGGATGGACAGTCAGAAATCGCCGACATCTCACTGTATGATCATCTCCGGCTTACTTCCGCAATCGCGGCATGTCTCTGCAAAAAACACAGTGAAGATCCGCAGTTCGATGAGAGGCTGATGGAAGATGATTCCCATGACAGTTTTATACTCGCGGAGGGAGATTTCTCAGGGATACAGAAATATATTTTCGGCGGGATATCGGAAAAACAGGGCGGCATGGCCAAGAAACTCAGGGCGCGCTCCTTTGTTATTGCTTCACTCGTCAACCTGGCGGCAAGGGCGCTGATCGACCGTTGTGATGTGCCGGCTTCCTGCATTTTGATGAATTCGGGCGGTAACTTTTTCATTCTGTTGCCTAATACCGAATCGGTCAAAACAAAACTGACGGACTTCCAGAATGAAATCGACAAAAAACTGTTTGACACGTTCCAGGGCGGTGTGGCCCTTCATATAGCCTATACCTGCATGTGCGGGAATGACTTTGGATCTTTCGGCGATAAGATACGAGAAACAAAGGAGCAACTTGCCATCAGGAAAAGACAGCCATATGCCAGCCTTTTGCATAATGACGGGCGTTGGACCGAAGCACAGCCTTTCAGCACTGACGCTTATGAAAAGAAACTGGGGATCTGCAAAGGATGCGGAAATGAATTTGCCGAGTTTGAAACAGAGGATGGCCCTATAGGTCGGCGCTGCAAACAGGAAACAGAGATTGGCCGCCATTTGGTCAAGACAAAGGTCATCACTCTTATCCGGTCTGATATGGGCCTGTTATCGCTTGGCGATTGGTCTGTGCTTCCATATGGGGCTGAAGGTGAGATATATGCACTCAAAAGTGATGATTCGGATTATTTACTGGCTCCGCTGTGGCGCCAGGCCAATCATGTGCCTGCTAATTCAAAAAGGATTCTTACGTTTGAAGAAATATCAGACAAATCGGAAGGTGTGAACTGGCTGGGATACCTGAAAGCTGATGTAGACAGGCTGGGAATGCTTTTTACCGTTGGTTTCAGGAAAGAAACCGGAGAAAATTTCGGAAATATTGCCAGGATCGCATCGCTGAGCCGCATGATGGAGATTTTCTTCTCTGAATGGCTGGATAGGTTTGTTGAAAGGAAGTTTCCTGAGTGTTACATAGTTTTTTCAGGCGGAGATGACCTTTTTATCATAGGACCGTGGAACCAGATCATATCACTGGCTATTCAGATTCGCCGGTCTTTCTCCGATTTCACAGGCGGCAATCCCAACACCACGCTTTCCTGCGGCATTTCTTTCAGCCCGGTCAGATTACCGGTAGCATATGCTGCCCGCAGTGCGGAGCGTGCTCTGGACCGTGCAAAGGAAGAGCATTCATTCCTGCATCCAACGGGACGTGACCAGGTATGTATGTTCGATCATGTAATGAAGTGGAAATATGTGCACAAGGTAATGAAGGCGGCAGACAATGTTGTTGGATGGGTGCGTGACGGTAAATTGACTACTGGGGATGTAAGGCGCATGAGGAAATATGCAGAGATGTTTGAGCAGTATACAGCTTCCGGTGGTCAGGACACGAAAGGACTCAGATATGCAGGTCACCTGTCTTATGATATAGGACGCAAAATGAGTGAAAATAGAAAAAGATTGGATATACAGGTCAAGAAATTTATGGAATCATTACGTGATATATCGCAGGAAGGCCTTATCCATCATCTGGGTGTGGTTTGCGATTTTGCTCTGCTAATGAACAGGAAGAAGGGGGAGTGAGCTGATGCGGGACAATTTCAACCATGGCAAAGTATCATATGGCGGCCAGCATGGAAAGGGCAGTTCCTTTAAGGATCTGTCCGGGCTTAAAAACTTGCTTGGCGATATGAACAAACAGTATGTCGAGAACTACTACAATGAGCTTAAGAAAGGATACTTTACGCCCAACGGAGTGCTTAAGAAGGATTTTATCATATTGTATCCTGATATCATTGCCGACAACCTTTCGAGTGGCCGGATGACCTATACACAGATCAGAAATTTTTATGATTATGTGCTTATTGCTGCAAACACTTACAGATATGCAAAAGATGCGGGAGACGACTCGGACGAAACCAAAGAAAAGTTACTTCTCAAAATCAAAAGGCTGGACGGGATGATCACTTATGCATTGGCACGTGACAATCCATCGGTTACAGAAGAATTCCGGCGGTTTATTTTAGCCAACGTCGAAGTGTGTAACACTATTGAAGATGTGGTGAATGGTTTTCTGCCTCATTTCGAGGCGATAGTGGGTTATTTCAAATACAGGAATCCAAAAAGCAAATAAAACAGGGGGGATCAATAAATGCAATTATCGAAAGTTTATAAAATCACCGGAGAGATCGTGTGTATAAGTAATTTGCATATTGGCGGCAGCAAAGACAGCATTGGCATCGGCACAATGGACAATCCGGTAATCAAGCACCCTATTACATCCGATCCCTACATTCCGGGTTCATCCCTGAAGGGGAGGATGCGCTGCAATATGGAAAGACGTCTTGGGAGATATGGAACCTCAAGAGAAGGAAAAGCAGAGCCGTGCAATTGTGGAAAATGCATTGTTTGCAAGGTTTTCGGGACACTGAGAAATTCCGGGATAGGTCCTACAAGGCTTATTGTAAGGGATTCTCCAATGACGGAAGAATCAAAGGAAAAAGGCAGGAGATTTATGGATGAGGAAGGCAAAAGCATTTATGGCGTAAAGCATGAAACCGCGATAGACAGAAAAACAGGCGCAGCACTCGGGGGTTCATTGAGGCCGATCGAATTTGTGCCTGCAGATACAGTTTTCAAACTGGAGATGAACTTGCAAATATATGACGAAGATAATGAGAACGAAATGCTCAATTTTGTGAAAAGAGCGCTGAAAAGCCTGGAAGAAACCTATATTGGCGGGATGGGCAGCCGCGGGTACGGCCAGATCAGATTGCGTAATCTTAAGCTGAATGATGAGCCGTTTGGACTTGAATCGGTCAGCTTCTGAAGCCTGGAGGGGAACAATGAAACTATATCGTATCGGAATCAAGATGCTGTCCGGCAGCAGAACGCCGATGCATTCTGATACATTGTTCGGGAGCATCTGCTGGGCTGTTCTTTACCTGGAGGGAGAGGACAGGCTCAAACTCCTGTTGCAGAATTGCAAAGAGAATAAGCCTGCGTTTATATTTTCGAACGGCTTTCCACGAGGATTTCTTCCGCGTCCTGCCGGCGGGAATTACACCACAGGATTTTCTGAAACCAGTTCAAAATCAGAAATAATGGATTACATGAAAACAGCAAAGAAAATAAAGAAGATAAGCTATATTCCATTGGATGATATACAGAAGATCATACTCGGGGAGAAGATTCCCCTGTATAGTTGCGAACAGCCGGAAGAAGCCAGTATTCACTGGACAACCCACAATACTATTGACAGAAAAACAGGGACATCCCTGGAAGGTGGCCTGTTTCGGGAATTGTACCGTTGGGATGGGGATCTGGATGTATATGTTATGGCGGAAGAGGAGTGGCAGCCTTTGCTAGTGCGTTGCCTTGAGCTTATAAGCTTTTGGGGATACGGCGGGGGAGCATCCCGCGGAAGAGGGGCTTTTGAAATAGAGGAGATATGTGAGGCCGGGTTTAAAACACCTGAAGATCCGAATGCTTATATGACTCTTTCCAGATGCATTCCAACACCGGAAATGCCTGTGCCCTGCCAATACAGGCTAGATGTGAAATATGGCCGTTTCGGACAGGATCGCGGAAGGGTCGGTTACCCGTTAAAAAAACCGGTGCTTATGCTGGAGCCGGGAGCTATATTCTGGGGGAAGCCGCCTGAATGTGGCTGGTGCGGCACGATGGCAGGGGAACTATCTGATGAGTACAGCGATGCTTTACAGTGTGGATTGTCAATCATCCTGCCCTGCAAAATTGAACCGCCGGAATGGGGTGCATGATAATTGCTTGCATTATTTGAAATAGAGCTTGAGGTATTGAATGACGGAGGAATACCACAAACTCACGGGCATATGGTCCATGGTTTGTTTTTTAACATACTTAAGCAAACAAATCCTGAACTTTGCAAGGTTCTACACAGCATGAACTGTACTTTGCCATTCACACTGTCAACATTGTATAAGTGCGGAGCTCATCCAGGGATCATGACATCCGCGGTCGAGAAAGGAAAACGGGTCTGTTTCCGCACAGGGTTGTTCAATGATGAACTTATCTCAGCCGTATCACTTGCCATGAATAAGGCGATGATTACTAGACCTATATCTATTGCTGATATATCGA
The genomic region above belongs to Acetivibrio saccincola and contains:
- a CDS encoding UPF0236 family transposase-like protein, with protein sequence MIVREIYEKIIPEIEKKVAEGLSNGSGFSELAAIVHEWVNKLGVRILEQIAEDADKAFKDSAERKRHWQIVRKDTRGILTAMGQVNITRNYYRHKKTGEYSHLVDEVLKLPAYDRTDEGLKADLILKASGMSYSKAGRSNSYAEVSRQTVMRCIREAGTLVHVPECSKKKSVPVLYVEADEDHVAHQDGQNRQAKLVYVHEGAKRNGKRCELQNVHYFASTSTDTESLWTEVLEYIDQTYELDQIERIYIAGDGAGWIKENT
- a CDS encoding SMI1/KNR4 family protein is translated as MKATFEVLEKLLSAYCIESFGNSEEEIAEKEAESGIKFPKSLRDYYKKFGKCNYITKSCNNQYEPLLR
- a CDS encoding MerR family transcriptional regulator, which encodes MDIIRLKKIVILRKIGLSVNDILDIFDGAKTMAEVLGENIVNLQKQINELNGAKNLTCKMLEDKVEIASFDADLYWNIIVEEEKKGNTFIDIAKDIFHIEKKIVTSYFSWTSVDGEIYDSFLKIILNVVVVAVIAGCILCMSRGNWNIKNFLGGIIGIITILLVEAILSVSFYFLGKKYVWIRENRKKALVITCLIICVVLLIISNIPV
- a CDS encoding LPXTG cell wall anchor domain-containing protein, with product MRKIYMNWYLVTGVVLVIFGLYILLKKRKKNKEYDVVFWVTENEKLHVDSNIEYEQQYIHAAVAFIIKIAWVFSSSNAFVADQIYRRLYYMSESTIQMISLSEVPKNQKFKISLIGTSFTTKLPLIGDLYIMEGVFCFLAFVYDIINPENKEKLLLILKKLVPYVENVDSSIRGLLNLNSIMLGILNDIFSK
- the istB gene encoding IS21-like element helper ATPase IstB, which codes for MVELEHARSILSELGLATASELLDAKIEDAMHKELSTLAFVARDENVIFPGPPGVGKTHLAVGLAMQALRSGMTVYYTSLAHLIADLKKAAQQDRLSRRWQVYTRPDILIIDEVGYMQLERTSAELLFRVICSRYENGSIILTSNKYFGDWGELMNDTVIATAILDRLLHHSHIINIRGESYRLKDRLKGGVRVVPPADISVKGNSKNA
- the cas10 gene encoding type III-A CRISPR-associated protein Cas10/Csm1, which codes for MNKISYRTVCFASLLHGIGEFFTRDLTISADKSFYIYELLNDENCRKLSKFLDADLLKDILFHYSVPGYNMQNSVSKKCIRIIDIAGRLSNKDANEDIKSNAEHEYLNCIFSRLDIGNGLPRASAYRHVPLEPDAIFPFDPNSGDTRKSDDETILQREFCTYWNKALAEAKTVEMLYQMLLRILERYTWCIPLDGQSEIADISLYDHLRLTSAIAACLCKKHSEDPQFDERLMEDDSHDSFILAEGDFSGIQKYIFGGISEKQGGMAKKLRARSFVIASLVNLAARALIDRCDVPASCILMNSGGNFFILLPNTESVKTKLTDFQNEIDKKLFDTFQGGVALHIAYTCMCGNDFGSFGDKIRETKEQLAIRKRQPYASLLHNDGRWTEAQPFSTDAYEKKLGICKGCGNEFAEFETEDGPIGRRCKQETEIGRHLVKTKVITLIRSDMGLLSLGDWSVLPYGAEGEIYALKSDDSDYLLAPLWRQANHVPANSKRILTFEEISDKSEGVNWLGYLKADVDRLGMLFTVGFRKETGENFGNIARIASLSRMMEIFFSEWLDRFVERKFPECYIVFSGGDDLFIIGPWNQIISLAIQIRRSFSDFTGGNPNTTLSCGISFSPVRLPVAYAARSAERALDRAKEEHSFLHPTGRDQVCMFDHVMKWKYVHKVMKAADNVVGWVRDGKLTTGDVRRMRKYAEMFEQYTASGGQDTKGLRYAGHLSYDIGRKMSENRKRLDIQVKKFMESLRDISQEGLIHHLGVVCDFALLMNRKKGE
- the csm2 gene encoding type III-A CRISPR-associated protein Csm2 gives rise to the protein MRDNFNHGKVSYGGQHGKGSSFKDLSGLKNLLGDMNKQYVENYYNELKKGYFTPNGVLKKDFIILYPDIIADNLSSGRMTYTQIRNFYDYVLIAANTYRYAKDAGDDSDETKEKLLLKIKRLDGMITYALARDNPSVTEEFRRFILANVEVCNTIEDVVNGFLPHFEAIVGYFKYRNPKSK
- the csm3 gene encoding type III-A CRISPR-associated RAMP protein Csm3: MQLSKVYKITGEIVCISNLHIGGSKDSIGIGTMDNPVIKHPITSDPYIPGSSLKGRMRCNMERRLGRYGTSREGKAEPCNCGKCIVCKVFGTLRNSGIGPTRLIVRDSPMTEESKEKGRRFMDEEGKSIYGVKHETAIDRKTGAALGGSLRPIEFVPADTVFKLEMNLQIYDEDNENEMLNFVKRALKSLEETYIGGMGSRGYGQIRLRNLKLNDEPFGLESVSF
- the csm4 gene encoding type III-A CRISPR-associated RAMP protein Csm4, which gives rise to MHSDTLFGSICWAVLYLEGEDRLKLLLQNCKENKPAFIFSNGFPRGFLPRPAGGNYTTGFSETSSKSEIMDYMKTAKKIKKISYIPLDDIQKIILGEKIPLYSCEQPEEASIHWTTHNTIDRKTGTSLEGGLFRELYRWDGDLDVYVMAEEEWQPLLVRCLELISFWGYGGGASRGRGAFEIEEICEAGFKTPEDPNAYMTLSRCIPTPEMPVPCQYRLDVKYGRFGQDRGRVGYPLKKPVLMLEPGAIFWGKPPECGWCGTMAGELSDEYSDALQCGLSIILPCKIEPPEWGA